One genomic window of Halogeometricum sp. S3BR5-2 includes the following:
- a CDS encoding 16S ribosomal RNA methyltransferase A produces MTEPQPDTPEAAARPPRDPDRLIERAGLRGDPDQDQHFLVDDRVLDRIPDYLPEGADTSHVLEVGGGTGALTDRLLRVAGRVTVVERDARLAAFLREEFVDEVESGRLTVLEGDAVELDLPEFTACVSNLPYGISSAIAFRLLPRGVPLVLMFQKEFGERMAAEAGTSEYGRLSVSAQHYGDVEVVETVPKGAFSPAPAVDSVVVRVTPRDPDYEVDDEAFFLDFVKALFTQRRKTIRNGIRNTAHISGLSDPEAVVEAADEETLRKRAGKMAPSEFAALAALADEHGR; encoded by the coding sequence ATGACCGAGCCGCAGCCGGACACGCCGGAGGCCGCGGCGCGCCCGCCGCGCGACCCGGACCGACTGATCGAACGCGCTGGCCTGCGCGGCGACCCCGACCAGGACCAGCACTTTCTCGTCGACGACCGCGTTCTGGACCGCATCCCCGACTACCTGCCGGAGGGCGCCGACACCTCGCACGTGCTCGAAGTCGGCGGCGGGACGGGTGCGCTGACCGACCGCCTGCTCCGCGTCGCGGGGCGCGTCACGGTGGTCGAACGCGACGCGCGCCTGGCCGCCTTCCTCCGCGAGGAGTTCGTCGACGAGGTCGAATCGGGTCGACTGACCGTCCTCGAAGGCGACGCCGTCGAACTCGACCTCCCCGAGTTCACCGCCTGCGTCTCGAATCTCCCCTACGGAATCTCCTCCGCGATAGCCTTCCGACTGCTCCCGCGCGGCGTCCCCCTCGTCCTGATGTTCCAGAAGGAGTTCGGCGAGCGGATGGCCGCCGAGGCGGGGACGAGCGAGTACGGCCGCCTGTCGGTGAGCGCCCAGCACTACGGCGACGTGGAGGTGGTCGAGACCGTCCCCAAGGGGGCGTTCTCGCCCGCGCCGGCCGTCGACAGCGTCGTCGTCCGCGTGACGCCGCGCGACCCCGACTACGAGGTGGACGACGAGGCGTTCTTCCTCGACTTCGTGAAGGCGCTGTTCACCCAGCGGCGAAAGACCATCCGAAACGGCATCCGCAACACGGCGCACATCTCCGGGCTGTCGGACCCGGAGGCCGTCGTCGAGGCGGCCGACGAGGAGACGCTCCGGAAGCGCGCGGGGAAGATGGCCCCGAGCGAGTTCGCCGCGCTGGCGGCACTCGCCGACGAACACGGTCGATAG
- a CDS encoding DUF655 domain-containing protein, with product MTSAESGDADPDSPVDETESGADAEEEVQYAIVLDHLPHGRPDDDRPRYKKSPLAYALGERNFRLFELRLGDDSDTSIGDRVVLFPAERRTAVEELREVEYDDLSNTAHSELEYVVEDIVTENERRFVDFYNDAQPITLRLHQLNLLPGIGKKLRNNILDERKRGPFESFEDVEDRVSGLHHARDVLVERVMEELRDDDLKYKTFVGRDD from the coding sequence ATGACGAGCGCTGAGAGCGGAGACGCCGACCCCGATTCGCCGGTCGACGAGACCGAGAGCGGCGCCGACGCCGAGGAGGAGGTACAGTACGCCATCGTCCTCGACCACCTCCCCCACGGGCGGCCGGACGACGACCGCCCGCGGTACAAGAAGTCGCCGTTGGCGTACGCCTTGGGCGAGCGGAACTTCCGCCTCTTCGAGCTTCGGCTGGGAGACGACTCCGACACGTCCATCGGGGACAGAGTGGTGTTGTTCCCCGCAGAGAGGCGCACGGCGGTCGAGGAACTCCGCGAGGTGGAGTACGACGACCTCTCGAACACGGCCCACTCGGAGTTGGAGTACGTCGTCGAGGACATCGTCACCGAGAACGAGCGTCGGTTCGTCGACTTCTACAACGACGCCCAGCCCATCACGCTCCGCCTCCACCAGTTGAACCTCCTGCCGGGCATCGGCAAGAAACTGCGGAACAACATCCTCGACGAGCGCAAGCGCGGCCCGTTCGAGAGCTTCGAGGACGTCGAAGACCGCGTCTCCGGGCTCCACCACGCCCGCGACGTGTTGGTCGAACGCGTCATGGAGGAACTGCGCGACGACGACCTGAAGTACAAGACGTTCGTCGGCCGCGACGACTGA
- a CDS encoding RNA polymerase Rpb4 family protein gives MTIFKEKVHEEYLTTSEVKDLLEDVEAERAADEERELRYELARAIEHVNRFAVLDAGESRELVEELLELEKVDETTAFKIADLLPQSRDELRAVYAQERYALSGDELDDVLNVVAKYV, from the coding sequence ATGACCATCTTCAAAGAGAAGGTACACGAGGAGTACCTCACCACGAGCGAGGTCAAAGACCTGCTCGAAGACGTCGAGGCCGAACGCGCCGCGGACGAGGAGCGCGAACTGCGCTACGAACTCGCCCGCGCCATCGAACACGTCAACCGCTTCGCCGTCCTCGACGCCGGGGAGTCGCGCGAACTCGTCGAGGAACTCCTCGAACTGGAGAAGGTGGACGAGACGACCGCGTTCAAAATCGCGGACCTCCTGCCCCAGAGCCGGGACGAACTCCGCGCCGTCTACGCCCAAGAGCGGTACGCCCTGAGCGGCGACGAACTCGACGACGTGCTGAACGTCGTCGCGAAGTACGTCTGA
- a CDS encoding 50S ribosomal protein L21e codes for MPSSNGPLHGTRGKLSNNPRERGTSPPQRAIQEYDEGQKVHLKIDPSVRKGRFHPRFNGHTGEVVGKQGRAFKVEINDGGKDKILVVRPAHLRAQQ; via the coding sequence ATGCCGAGCTCAAACGGTCCGCTTCACGGGACGCGAGGAAAGCTCTCGAACAACCCCCGCGAGCGGGGGACCTCCCCGCCGCAGCGCGCGATTCAGGAGTACGACGAGGGTCAGAAAGTCCACCTGAAGATAGACCCCAGCGTGCGCAAGGGCCGCTTCCACCCGCGCTTCAACGGCCACACGGGCGAAGTGGTCGGCAAGCAGGGCCGCGCGTTCAAAGTCGAAATCAACGACGGCGGCAAGGACAAGATACTCGTCGTCCGCCCCGCCCACCTGCGCGCCCAGCAGTAA
- a CDS encoding cystathionine gamma-synthase yields MDDSDDQRIETRAIHAGQDPDAETGALMTPIHANSTYQQDGPGEHRGYEYSRTGNPTRTDLESNLASLEGGAHGRAFSSGMGSINTVLNLLEAGDHVVTGDDVYGGTHRIFTQVYEQYDLSFDFVDTTDHDAVADAMREETALLWVETPTNPLMRVNDIGALADLADEYDALCAVDNTFATPYLQRPLEHGADIVSHSLTKYLGGHSDVVGGALVTDSEELDEQIGFYQNAVGATPSPFDCFLVLRGTKTLPVRMDRHCDNARELASWLEGHERVDRVYYPGLESHPQHELAAEQMDDFGGMLSFEVDGSLSQASDVVSETEVFTLAESLGGVESLIEQPAAMTHAAIPREERVAAGLADGLVRVSVGVEHVDDLKADLDRAFDAAF; encoded by the coding sequence ATGGACGACAGCGACGACCAGCGCATCGAGACGCGCGCGATTCACGCCGGACAGGACCCCGACGCGGAGACGGGCGCGCTGATGACGCCCATCCACGCCAACTCGACGTACCAACAGGACGGCCCGGGCGAGCACCGCGGCTACGAGTACTCGCGGACGGGCAACCCCACTCGGACGGACCTCGAATCGAACCTCGCCTCGCTGGAGGGCGGCGCGCACGGCCGCGCGTTCTCCTCGGGAATGGGCTCCATCAACACGGTGCTCAACCTCCTCGAAGCGGGCGACCACGTCGTCACCGGCGACGACGTATATGGAGGAACGCACCGCATCTTCACGCAGGTGTACGAGCAGTACGACCTCTCGTTCGACTTCGTCGACACCACCGACCACGACGCCGTCGCCGACGCGATGCGCGAGGAGACGGCCCTGCTGTGGGTCGAGACGCCGACGAACCCGTTGATGCGCGTCAACGACATCGGCGCGCTGGCGGACCTCGCCGACGAGTACGACGCGCTCTGCGCCGTCGACAACACGTTCGCCACGCCGTACCTCCAGCGACCGCTCGAACACGGCGCCGACATCGTCTCGCACTCGCTGACGAAGTACCTCGGCGGCCACTCGGACGTGGTCGGCGGCGCCCTCGTCACCGACAGCGAGGAACTCGACGAGCAGATCGGGTTCTACCAGAACGCCGTCGGCGCGACGCCGTCGCCGTTCGACTGCTTTCTCGTCCTCCGCGGGACGAAGACGCTCCCGGTCCGCATGGACCGTCACTGCGACAACGCCCGCGAACTCGCCTCGTGGCTGGAGGGCCACGAGCGCGTCGACCGGGTGTACTACCCCGGTCTGGAGTCGCACCCGCAGCACGAACTCGCGGCCGAGCAGATGGACGACTTCGGCGGGATGCTCTCCTTCGAGGTGGACGGCTCGCTGAGTCAGGCTTCCGACGTCGTCTCGGAGACGGAGGTGTTCACGCTCGCGGAGAGTCTCGGCGGCGTCGAGAGCCTCATCGAACAGCCGGCGGCGATGACGCACGCCGCCATCCCGCGGGAGGAACGGGTCGCGGCCGGCCTCGCCGACGGCCTCGTCCGCGTCTCCGTCGGCGTCGAACACGTCGACGACCTGAAAGCGGACCTCGACAGGGCGTTCGACGCCGCGTTCTAA
- a CDS encoding elongation factor 1-beta, with protein sequence MGKVAAKMKVMPDSPEMDLDELQERLEDSLPEGAKINGFERDDVAFGLVALLPTVIVPDDAGGTEAVEEAFTGVEGVESVSVENVGRI encoded by the coding sequence ATGGGGAAGGTCGCAGCCAAGATGAAGGTCATGCCGGACAGCCCCGAGATGGACCTCGACGAGCTTCAGGAGCGCCTGGAGGACTCGCTTCCCGAGGGCGCGAAGATAAACGGCTTCGAGCGCGACGACGTGGCGTTCGGCCTCGTCGCGCTCCTCCCGACGGTCATCGTCCCCGACGACGCCGGCGGCACGGAGGCCGTCGAAGAGGCGTTCACGGGCGTCGAGGGCGTCGAGAGCGTCTCCGTCGAGAACGTCGGCCGCATCTGA
- a CDS encoding HVO_2753 family zinc finger protein, translating to MSQSDSEQRHARQCVSCGINISGMSAATFSCPECGTEISRCAKCRKQSNLYECPDCGFMGP from the coding sequence ATGAGCCAATCCGACTCCGAGCAGCGACACGCCAGACAGTGCGTGTCCTGCGGCATCAACATCTCCGGCATGAGCGCCGCGACGTTCAGCTGTCCGGAGTGCGGCACCGAGATTTCGCGCTGCGCGAAGTGCCGAAAGCAGAGCAACCTCTACGAGTGTCCCGACTGCGGCTTCATGGGGCCGTAA
- a CDS encoding tripartite tricarboxylate transporter permease, giving the protein MVAPSHLDTALLTVGFVAGGVLLGTASGLIPGLHVNALALLLAAAAPTLPGPPAAAGAAVLAAGVVHTFLDVVPALVLGVPDAATAAGSLPGHRLVLAGRGREALRLSALGSGVAVAVAVPLSLPLSALVAAGRAELDAALPLLLAAVVCLLVAAEPTWPRRLAGTGCFGLAAALGFLALDAPTAGALAPEAAASMLAPLFAGLFGAPVLVDALSGRGAIPPQVGRGVALSPRTTLRAALSGVGGGALVGYLPGVSAGVATVLALGGVGGESGAGTAEEDAGGRRERTDRAYVVATSGADTATAVFAATALTVLGDERSGVAVALSAVGGGGSPFGSLSALAVVVLAAGVGTVLVPLVGDRYLSLVGRLPHRPLSLAVLVLLWALAAAFAGWAGLCAFALAALVGLVPPRLGVRRVHLMGVLLAPVALGSLG; this is encoded by the coding sequence ATGGTCGCACCGTCCCACCTCGATACCGCCCTCCTGACCGTCGGGTTCGTCGCGGGCGGCGTCCTGCTCGGAACCGCGAGCGGCCTGATTCCCGGGCTCCACGTCAACGCCCTCGCCCTCCTGCTGGCGGCCGCGGCGCCGACGCTCCCCGGACCGCCGGCGGCGGCGGGCGCGGCCGTCCTCGCGGCGGGCGTCGTCCACACCTTCCTCGACGTCGTCCCTGCCCTCGTCCTCGGCGTCCCCGACGCGGCGACGGCGGCCGGGTCGCTGCCGGGACACCGCCTCGTCCTCGCCGGACGCGGGAGGGAGGCGCTCAGGCTCTCGGCTCTCGGGAGCGGCGTCGCCGTCGCCGTCGCGGTACCGCTGTCGCTCCCCCTGTCGGCCCTCGTCGCGGCCGGCCGCGCGGAGTTGGACGCGGCGCTCCCACTCTTACTCGCCGCCGTCGTCTGCCTCCTCGTCGCCGCCGAACCGACGTGGCCCCGGCGCCTCGCCGGGACCGGCTGTTTCGGCCTCGCGGCGGCGCTCGGGTTCCTCGCCCTCGACGCGCCGACGGCGGGGGCGCTCGCCCCGGAGGCGGCGGCGTCGATGCTCGCGCCGCTGTTCGCCGGTCTGTTCGGGGCGCCGGTGCTCGTGGACGCGCTCTCCGGTCGCGGGGCGATACCGCCGCAGGTCGGGCGGGGCGTCGCTCTCTCCCCCCGGACGACGCTCCGCGCGGCGCTGTCGGGCGTCGGCGGCGGGGCCCTGGTGGGCTACCTCCCCGGCGTGTCAGCGGGCGTGGCGACGGTGCTGGCACTCGGCGGCGTCGGCGGGGAGTCGGGAGCGGGGACGGCGGAAGAGGACGCAGGCGGCCGACGCGAGCGGACCGACCGCGCGTACGTCGTGGCGACCAGCGGCGCGGACACCGCGACGGCCGTCTTCGCGGCGACGGCGCTGACCGTCCTCGGCGACGAGCGAAGCGGCGTCGCCGTCGCCCTCTCCGCCGTCGGCGGCGGCGGGTCGCCGTTCGGCTCCCTCTCGGCGCTCGCCGTCGTCGTCCTCGCGGCGGGCGTCGGAACGGTGCTCGTCCCACTCGTCGGCGACCGCTATCTGTCCTTAGTCGGTCGACTCCCCCACCGTCCGCTCTCGCTGGCCGTCCTCGTCCTGCTGTGGGCGCTGGCGGCCGCTTTCGCCGGATGGGCCGGCCTGTGCGCGTTCGCCCTCGCGGCGCTGGTCGGCCTCGTACCGCCGCGTCTCGGCGTCCGGCGCGTCCACCTGATGGGAGTGTTGCTAGCGCCCGTCGCGCTCGGGTCGCTCGGATAG
- a CDS encoding cupin domain-containing protein, translating to MRQDKRDIPVRVDTPDAVARQQTGFGDASGYGELSGEYFTFAAETDITPLLAGLEDDHCQCPHWGYVVAGRLGVGYADGSSEETRAGELFYWPPGHTVRAHEDSEIVMFSPQEEHSAVIEHIRTKIAESAE from the coding sequence ATGAGACAAGACAAACGCGACATACCGGTCAGAGTCGACACACCAGACGCAGTCGCTCGTCAGCAGACGGGCTTCGGTGACGCGAGCGGGTACGGGGAACTCAGCGGCGAGTACTTCACGTTCGCCGCTGAGACGGACATCACGCCGCTGTTGGCGGGTCTCGAAGACGACCACTGCCAGTGTCCCCACTGGGGGTACGTCGTCGCGGGACGCCTCGGCGTCGGCTACGCCGACGGGAGCAGCGAGGAGACTCGGGCGGGCGAACTGTTCTACTGGCCGCCGGGACACACGGTCCGAGCGCACGAGGACTCGGAAATCGTGATGTTCAGTCCTCAGGAGGAGCACTCGGCCGTCATCGAACACATACGGACGAAGATAGCCGAGAGCGCCGAGTGA
- a CDS encoding helix-turn-helix transcriptional regulator: MGDATQAIEFLARSEHRVAVLEALAEERHDRRDLRESTGASDPTVGRVLRDLEERSWIARDGPRYELTPLGEFVTERFLELRAGMETCETLREVWRWLPREMEGFAVESFEDLVVSYPGPSYPYTPVERVSHLLESTDSIRGLGTTIYKSGNLEVFCRRVLEGMEMEYIYSLPVLRAIVDWNPELTARALERDNCTVFVHEDLPDGDRCGLNVMDDRVGICGHDPETAQLEAVIDTKSPDAREWAEAAYERHRREARPFEVRELLTPDSRRESRLRVEPG; encoded by the coding sequence ATGGGAGACGCGACCCAAGCGATCGAGTTCCTGGCGCGGTCGGAACACCGCGTCGCGGTGCTGGAAGCTCTCGCCGAGGAGCGGCACGACCGGCGGGACCTGCGCGAGTCGACCGGCGCGTCCGACCCCACCGTCGGACGCGTTCTCCGGGACCTCGAGGAGCGTTCGTGGATCGCCCGCGACGGACCGCGCTACGAACTCACGCCGCTGGGCGAGTTCGTGACCGAACGGTTCCTCGAGTTGCGAGCGGGGATGGAAACCTGTGAGACGCTCCGGGAGGTCTGGCGGTGGCTTCCGCGGGAGATGGAGGGGTTCGCCGTCGAGAGCTTCGAGGACCTCGTGGTGTCGTATCCCGGGCCGAGTTACCCGTACACGCCCGTCGAGCGGGTCAGCCACCTGCTCGAATCGACCGACTCCATCCGCGGGCTCGGGACGACGATATACAAATCGGGCAACCTCGAGGTGTTCTGTCGGCGCGTGCTGGAGGGGATGGAGATGGAGTACATCTACTCGCTTCCCGTCCTGCGCGCCATCGTGGACTGGAACCCGGAACTGACCGCCAGAGCGCTCGAACGCGACAACTGCACCGTGTTCGTCCACGAGGACCTCCCGGACGGCGACCGATGCGGGCTCAACGTCATGGACGACCGCGTCGGAATCTGCGGTCACGACCCCGAAACCGCACAGCTCGAAGCCGTCATCGACACGAAGTCCCCGGACGCCCGCGAGTGGGCGGAGGCCGCCTACGAGCGGCACCGGCGGGAGGCGCGGCCGTTCGAGGTTCGAGAGCTACTCACTCCCGACTCCCGGCGGGAGTCCCGACTCCGCGTCGAACCGGGGTAG
- the rpl12p gene encoding 50S ribosomal protein P1: protein MEYVYAALILNESGEEINEDNVTAVLDAAGVDVEESRVKALVAALEDVDIEEAVDTAAAAPAPAAGGSSGGEVETSDDDDEDEGGDEDAAADEDDEEEEDESSGEGLGELFG, encoded by the coding sequence ATGGAATACGTTTACGCAGCTCTCATCCTGAACGAATCGGGCGAAGAGATCAACGAAGACAACGTCACCGCGGTGCTCGACGCCGCCGGTGTGGACGTCGAGGAATCCCGCGTCAAGGCGCTCGTCGCCGCGCTGGAGGACGTCGACATCGAGGAGGCCGTCGACACGGCCGCCGCCGCTCCCGCGCCCGCCGCTGGCGGTAGCTCGGGTGGCGAGGTCGAGACGTCCGACGACGACGACGAGGACGAGGGTGGCGACGAGGACGCCGCCGCCGACGAGGACGACGAGGAAGAAGAAGACGAGTCCTCCGGCGAGGGCCTCGGCGAACTCTTCGGCTAA